A segment of the Rutidosis leptorrhynchoides isolate AG116_Rl617_1_P2 unplaced genomic scaffold, CSIRO_AGI_Rlap_v1 contig247, whole genome shotgun sequence genome:
TCTCCATCATAAGCTCCagatcatcaatatgcttcattttGCAATCCAACTTCTTCATCTGAACAAGCATTCATTCGAAGAAGAGGAAAATTAGAAATAAGTTTTACAACTTGAAAGTACGAAAAAGGAAACATGAAGATCGTGAAGCCTTGACAGACAGACCTGGGCATCGATTATGGTTGCAACTAAAAGTTCAATCTCTCTTTCTTCCTTGGCAGCCAACAATCTAGCATGAGCAGCTGCTGATCCAAAAGCTGTTCCAATTGCAGCTCTCATTCGTAAAGTCAGAGGTATGCCATTCCTCCCTTCGACAATCTCATCACTTTCTGCAATCCAAGAAAGAATAACCAGATGGATATAACATGAAATCTCCAGGATGGAACCATTAAACAATAAACAGAAGCACAAAAGCATTCATGTGGCAACAAATACCTGTTTGATTAGACCCTTTTTTCATATCTAAATCATCTTGCTCAATGACCCTGAAACATATATGAAAGTATAAGAAATTTTCTACAGAGAAGAAAGTTGGCAAGAATTCAACAGCTAAACAAATCCTAATGAATTACACACCTCTCTGATTCATGAGGCTGAGGAGCAGACTGCCTTCCGTTAGgtaaaacatcatcatcatcagtatcaaatATTTCTCTTGGGCATGAACTTTCATCACAAAGAGCATTGACTGCAGCCTCAGCAGCAGCCGCTGCAATGTCTGGGCCGACCATAGTTGAGATACGGGCCACCTAATGCCAAAAGTAGCCATATTATTTAAGTGATCTTTAATCAACAGGATAAACATTCTTCCATTTTTCAAGTAATTAATGTGAGGAATAGTAAATACGAAAGTGGAAGACCATGAAATGACTCTTACTTGTTTCATCAGTATACTACTGTCATCGGAAAGGGGAGTAATGCATTGTCTTTTCGAAGGAGGTTCGTCGCTTCCATGTTCCGCACTCTGATTTGTCGGCTCATTTCTTTGATCCTCTGTTCTGACAGTCTCTTGATTCTCAGTTGAAGGTAAGTTATCTGTTTTCAAACTATTCACATCCAAACTGATGCCCATTGAATTACCGCCTCCATGTGCCGAACGCATTAAGAAGTCCCCAAAAGGCAGCTCAATAAGCTTCAATATACAGTCCAGTCTAGTCTTTGTTTGTACACTTTGAGCGACAAGATCCCAATTGTCTCCATGTTTCAACACAGATTCCAACAGGAGCAAAGTTTCAGCCTCGGTCCAAACAGATCCAGCACTACTATTGTTGCTTCCAGAGCTGCCTTTGAACATGAAATCGTCCACAGACCTCTTCTCCCCATAATTTCCATCTTTGAAGCATTTTGAGCACAGTATAAAATTACCCTGCCATTGTGATAATCAAATAAAAAACTAACAATCAGAAACGCTTAGACAACCAACCACAAGGACGTGCTTGCACAACCTACAAGTTTCCAATAGCAACTAAACTGGTTTGTTAAACTAAATTCAGGCACATGGTCACTACATAAACTAGTCGTGGATGCAAGGAATCAAGCAATCATTTAAGGAAAACGACAAACTAAAAATCACGAGGTAAACAGCCACAAGAAAGAAGGTTGCTGTGACTTCGCCAAGCAATTACTCAGATGCCATATAGAACACAGAACAACCTCTTTAATGACAAAAATGACAAATGAATAACTGCCAAAAGCAAATTTAATCAAAATATAGGCATTCAGCAACATTTTATTTTATCAAGCATATACCTTGGTATACTCATAGCAGCCTAAGTCACAACCT
Coding sequences within it:
- the LOC139882231 gene encoding SWI/SNF complex subunit SWI3A, encoding MEDPNPNEPELDLYTIPINSSWFCWDDIHETERLSLKEFFDSSSISRTPKIYKEYRDFIINKYREDPSRRLTFTQVRKSLVGDVSLLHKVFLFLEKWGLINFLQGDDGGDATQEPEAGKVIVEQGPPSGVRVVAMPNLIKPISMPSQNFDGIGDNGIKLPPLASYSDVFGDLGKQLQCGNCGEGCDLGCYEYTKGNFILCSKCFKDGNYGEKRSVDDFMFKGSSGSNNSSAGSVWTEAETLLLLESVLKHGDNWDLVAQSVQTKTRLDCILKLIELPFGDFLMRSAHGGGNSMGISLDVNSLKTDNLPSTENQETVRTEDQRNEPTNQSAEHGSDEPPSKRQCITPLSDDSSILMKQVARISTMVGPDIAAAAAEAAVNALCDESSCPREIFDTDDDDVLPNGRQSAPQPHESERNGIPLTLRMRAAIGTAFGSAAAHARLLAAKEEREIELLVATIIDAQMKKLDCKMKHIDDLELMMEKDSLEIDKVKERLVAERIDVLQKAFSAGISKSKDHTIVKSETSGFN